The following are from one region of the Streptomyces fradiae genome:
- a CDS encoding vitamin K epoxide reductase family protein — MADTPTPTRHRTRAATREPAALGASRALAWLLIVTGALGTLASFVITVDKFELLANPGFSPSCNLSPVVSCTNVMASDQASVLGFPNPLLGLAAYPVVAAIGVALLAGAAFRRWFWLGLNLGTALGAVFCMWLMGQALYEIGALCLWCCLAWAATIAMFWYTTVHNLRHGFVRAPRGLVAGALEFHWAVPVTWYLVVVLLIATRWWDYWRTLL, encoded by the coding sequence ATGGCCGACACCCCCACGCCCACCCGGCACCGCACGCGGGCCGCCACCCGCGAGCCGGCCGCCCTCGGCGCCTCGCGGGCGCTGGCCTGGCTGCTGATCGTGACCGGCGCCCTGGGCACCCTCGCCTCGTTCGTCATCACCGTCGACAAGTTCGAACTTCTCGCGAACCCGGGCTTCAGCCCGTCCTGCAACCTCAGCCCGGTCGTCTCCTGCACCAACGTGATGGCGAGCGACCAGGCCTCCGTCCTCGGCTTCCCGAACCCGCTGCTCGGCCTCGCCGCGTACCCCGTCGTCGCCGCCATCGGCGTCGCGCTGCTCGCGGGCGCCGCCTTCCGCCGCTGGTTCTGGCTCGGTCTGAATCTGGGCACGGCGCTCGGCGCGGTCTTCTGCATGTGGCTCATGGGCCAGGCCCTGTACGAGATCGGCGCCCTGTGCCTGTGGTGCTGCCTCGCCTGGGCCGCCACCATCGCGATGTTCTGGTACACCACCGTCCACAACCTGCGCCACGGCTTCGTCCGAGCCCCGCGCGGACTCGTCGCGGGGGCACTGGAGTTCCACTGGGCGGTGCCGGTCACCTGGTACCTGGTCGTCGTGCTGCTGATCGCCACCCGCTGGTGGGACTACTGGCGGACACTGCTCTGA
- a CDS encoding PP2C family protein-serine/threonine phosphatase produces the protein MNLSLEHRRLTTVTAACARHGRALVLLPGTLMALVLACYGAGHLNSGQCLAWLLLVPGLAALLCGLRVTAFYAALTLAVYVTLRSTAPGLSLILVSSLGALVVCRARLRAGRRAARVREVADTTWRTVLRPLPSRWGDLEHAATYTAADVAARVGGDFYDIQPSPHGTRLVLGDVQGKGLDAVACAAALVGSFREAAAHEGDLAEVAVRMDARLRRHQEYVRALGSDETERFATAALLHFPPAGPDTTGTAVDLVNCGHLTPLAVSTAGVRPLAGESALPLGMLSLTDERPSATTVTLAPGETLLLFSDGVTEARDADGEFYPLYEDLARSLRTDPTLTDPGVLVSRIRAAATAHAATGLTDDTTVLAVRRAA, from the coding sequence GTGAACCTTTCGCTGGAGCACCGCCGCCTCACGACCGTGACCGCTGCCTGCGCGCGCCACGGCCGCGCGCTGGTCCTCCTCCCCGGCACACTGATGGCCCTCGTCCTCGCGTGCTACGGGGCCGGCCACCTCAACAGCGGGCAGTGCCTCGCGTGGCTGCTCCTCGTCCCCGGCCTCGCGGCGCTGCTGTGCGGCCTGCGCGTCACCGCGTTCTACGCGGCGCTCACCCTGGCGGTGTACGTGACCCTCCGCAGCACCGCCCCGGGGCTCAGCCTGATCCTGGTCAGCAGCCTGGGCGCGCTCGTCGTGTGTCGTGCCCGGCTGCGCGCCGGACGCCGGGCCGCCCGGGTCCGCGAGGTCGCCGACACCACCTGGCGTACGGTGCTCCGCCCGCTGCCGTCGCGGTGGGGCGACCTGGAGCACGCCGCCACGTACACGGCGGCGGACGTCGCCGCCCGGGTCGGCGGGGACTTCTACGACATCCAGCCCTCGCCGCACGGCACCCGGCTCGTCCTGGGCGACGTGCAGGGCAAGGGGCTCGACGCGGTGGCCTGCGCGGCGGCGCTGGTCGGCAGCTTCCGTGAGGCCGCCGCCCATGAGGGCGACCTCGCCGAGGTCGCCGTGCGCATGGACGCGCGGCTCCGCCGCCACCAGGAGTACGTGCGGGCCCTCGGCAGCGACGAGACGGAACGCTTCGCCACCGCCGCGCTCCTCCACTTCCCGCCCGCCGGGCCGGACACCACCGGCACCGCCGTCGACCTGGTCAACTGCGGCCACCTCACGCCGCTCGCCGTGAGCACCGCCGGGGTCCGCCCGCTGGCCGGCGAGTCCGCGCTGCCCCTCGGCATGCTGTCGCTGACCGACGAGCGCCCCTCCGCCACAACGGTCACCCTCGCCCCCGGCGAGACCCTGCTGCTCTTCTCCGACGGCGTGACCGAGGCCCGTGACGCCGACGGCGAGTTCTACCCGCTGTACGAGGACCTCGCCCGCTCGCTGCGCACCGACCCCACCCTCACCGACCCGGGCGTCCTCGTCTCCCGCATCCGCGCGGCGGCCACGGCGCACGCGGCGACGGGCCTGACGGACGACACGACCGTGCTCGCGGTCCGCCGCGCGGCCTGA